Below is a window of Candidatus Bathyarchaeota archaeon DNA.
TCCCAACGAGCTTCTTTTCCTTGTCAACAACAGGCAGTCTGTTGATGTTTTTCTTCTTCATTATACTTGCCGCTTCAACTATGCCTGTATCCATTGAGACGGTTACGAGCTTTTGAGTCATCACTTCAGCTACACTTTTGCCTCCAATATCCTTTATTGCATTCAGCATTTGTTTTAGCTTGTAATCTTTGATACCTAGGCTTATCTGAAGTGGCAGGTAGTGTTCAAGCTTCGTTAATATCGGAGACCGCTCACCTAAGCGGATAATATCTGACTCGCTGACAAGTCCAATCACTTCTCTTTTCTCGTTAACCACTGGTGCGCCGCTAATATTGTACTTATGAAAGGTCTCACAAACTTCTCGTATAGTGGTTTCAGGGCTGAACGTTATTACTTCTTTCGTCATTACATCTCTCACTAGAGGCATGACATCTCACCTTTAGCCTTTTGTGATTGCATGTATAATATCTTCCCTGGCAACTATCCCAACTAGCTTTCCATCCTCATCTACGACTGGCAGATGGTTCACATCTTTCTCACACATTATTTCCGCAACTTTTTCAATCAAAGTTTCAGGGAGAATAGTGATTGATTTTTTCGTCATAATCTCTTTGATCTTCACCTTTTGAGCTCTCTCGAAATCCCTAAAAAGCTCATCCACTTCGATTTTAAGTAACCTATCTGATATTATTGGCGGCAAAGCGGAGGCAAGTGTACCTATCGAACTTTCGAATATTTCACTTATCAGGTTTACCAGATTTTTCTCACTTACAAACCCAACAACTTTTTCGTCATCCATAACTGGTGCTCCATTGATGTTATTCTTTAGAAACTTTTCTGCAACTAACGCTGCTGTGTCATCAGGGTTCAATGTTATTACTTCCTTCGACATTATATCCCTTGCCTTCAAAAACTCACCTTTTATTCTTCATGCATACCATGTTTAAAAAGTTACGGTATCATTTTATGCATGCATAAGCAAATTGAAAAGACGTGGTGTGAAAATAGGCATCGCAACAAGTGTAGCCAAGCCCTATTGGACGGAAGCAGAAACATACCCAAATGTGACAAACGACAAGTTAGAACTAACAAAAGAACAAGTGAGACTGCTTGATTTGTTCACTGCTGATTAGCTGAGTTACGGACATGCATGCATACAGCGTTTAACATAGATCGTTTACGTTTTAACATTCGAAAGTGTAAAAAACGGGTAAAACTCCAAAAATCGATCGTGCGCGTTTTTTTAGAGGTGGTGAGGTTTCTCCATACTTGGCTAAGCTTTCTAAAACCTAAATAAACTTGGTATCGACGTATTGGATATAGGTGTAACCGACTAATCGCAATAGATTCTTTTGGGTGTTATCTAGGTCTGCAACATTCACGAATAGACATCACCTTCCATCTTTCACAAGTTCATACGGTTTCCGACATAGAAAATTGTTAGTGAAGTTGATCTTTAGATGTGTTTAACCGAGAAGGTGTGTATTATTTTTAAATCGTTATTCATAAAAATCTATGTTCATTTTACATGCATGCATATTGCATAGTGAAAAAGAAGGGGAAGAAGTAGCTACTTAAGGCTACTTTCTTTTTCTAAACGTGGCGGTTCATTGGTCTCTTTTCTAGGTTTTGACCTGATCACCAGAAGGGTTACCACGACTCCGGCTAAGGTGGATGTTGCTCCAAGGAGAATGGAAAGGACAACTAGAATGGGTAGAAAGGACACATCAATGTTTATTGTTGTTTCGGGAGTTTGGGCAACACCCGAAATCATCAAGTCCCTGTTTAGCCAATTCACCTTTCCATCGTATTTGAGGACTGTTAGCCAGGCTTTATACTGGAAGATTTCTCCTATTCTGAGGTCTATTTTGGATAAGTCGCCTTTTGAAAGCACGGTCTCTATTGGCGTCCAACCTCCTTTGGGAAGTCTGTAGCCTACTTTTCGGAATGGAGAATAATTTTTCACTATCTTGTCCTCAGTGAGGACAAAAAGCGTTATCTCTGTGTCTCCCCCTACTGGGCTTGTAATGACCAGAGGGTAGTAAAGGAAGTCTGAGTTGAATTTGTAGAGTATTGGGTCAACGCTTCTTTCCTCCGAGGAGACAGTTATCAAATCTAGAGCGTAGTAACGGAAGCCTCTATTCATGTAGTCTTCAACTACAGACTCAAAGCTTCCTAGAGACACCACGTCATCAACACCACTGTTTTCCAGAAAGCTGTCCATCCAGCTGCTTAGTTCGGAGGTGTCGCTTGCTTTGACGACTGTGATGTTGTGGGCGCCTATTTCTTCGTGGAAAACAACTTCAACACTATTAGAGCGAACTTCACCTTTGTTACCGTACATGAACATGTTTAAGCCTTCATTCCAAATCAGGTTTTGAACCTCATTGAAGGATTGGAAGCTTGCAGCCTCCACAGTAGGTTTTGAAGGAAGAGGAAGAATCTCTAAGACTAGGGTTTCTTGACTGGAGGTTACGTCTGTTGAGAGTATCATTATTTCCTCGTGTCCGTTCCATGCAAGGATTGCTTTCTGTCCGGGCTCGTAGACTGAGACATCAGGTTCAATGGGAATCAAGCCTCTATCAGCATAAACAGAAGGGAAACGCAGGGAAACCAATAAAAACAACGCAACTACACAAATAAAACGAAGTTTCTGCAAATGGACACCCTTCAGTTCTTAGTTTTCTTCCCTTATAATACTAAGGATTAGAACATCCAGACAAACAGTGTTCTACTTTTTAGAACAATTGGATGGCGAAGAAATTGTACATTCCAGTTTTTCTGAACATGAAGCAGACCAACTCTTTGAAAGTCTTGAACTTCTGTACAAACAAAGAAGACAAACTATAGTAAAACGGAGAAACAAAATTCAGAATGAGCCTACCTAGATTACATAGTAAAAAAGTAAAATTGCTGTGTATGCATACTGGCACTTGAAGTAACGTTTTTATCAACTCAATCGAATAATCTGTTGAAGGAAGTAGTAGTTGCATGAAAGGCGTGAAGTTCTTGTTAGTTGTAGCTACATTAGGTGTGATAATCATTTTCGTTTCCGCGGCATTAATCGTGCCTCGTCTCCCCCTTTTCCCTGTAGATTCTGTTGCAGCATCTGAATGGACGCATGTCTGTCATAGTACAGTGGTTTTCATTTCCTTAGCATGCATGCATGAAACTTCATGTGCGGCTTTGCCGTCTTCTCTTTTTAAGCTTTTCAATTTGCTTGCCAGTGCCCATTCCTAACAGGAAGATAAGGGCTACTAACATTGGATCAATTGGAATCTCTACAGGTTCACCAATTATCATATTGTTCCAAACTGAAACTCCAATGAACAGCACTAGGAAAAAGACGGTGAGGGCGAATAGAGGGTCAATGACCTTCTTTAGATTCTCTCTAGTCATTTTAGTCACCTCTTAGCACCAAGAGCTGTGGCTTCCAATTATGCATGCATGCATTTGCCAACTAAACGATATAGAAGTAGACAAAACAAAAATAGACAAACCAAGAGCACAACAACAAGTACACCACACTCCACTCCCATGAAAAAAACATCCGAATGAGTAGGATATTTTGCAGTAAACAACCGCTGAGTAATCAAAATACTAACAATAACGAAAATAATGATGGCACCAAGAAGAACATATCCTTTTATCGACGATTTTTCCTTCTCATTCATGGCTTTCACTCTTCACTATTCTAATTAGTTCTTTTGGTTGTGCTTTTCTATTTTCCATATTACCATCAGATTTGCTATGGCAACTATCAATAGCATGATTATTGAAAGATTTGGAAACGTAATCCACGTGTTGTATCCATAGTCTATACGAACAAGAACTGGACTCCAAAAGAACTTAGAATATTCAGAATCAATGTATCCAGCGTTGATGATGTTGTAAACAGTTCGCCAAATATCCCAATTGCATACTCCATAGACCACGATGAGAACAACATTGACCAAAATCATGAGTCTGAAATATTTCGACAAATCCATCACCTTTTCTGAATGTATTAATTAGTTCCTTCGGTTCTACTATAACTTTTCCGCATTTATCACATTCAGAAACTTCTAAAGGCTTATACATAGGAATGTAAGGCTTCTAATGTTTAGAGATATATTCAATTATAGATTAAATGGAATTGATGGGAAAAGCGATGGCAAAGTGGTGGGACAGAAAATGGCGTTTAGTGATAGTTGCAATTCTATTACCGATTTTGCTTGTTCCCATTATCAGCGTATTCTTGTTTCCTGAAACACCATTAACCGAGTCTCTTTTGTATGGTGCGGTCTTTTCTTTGTTTGTTGCTTCGGCATTCCGTATCTTGCAACAAATAGAACGGTTGGGGTTAAGAGTTGTCATTCTTGTGGTGGTGGGTGCGGCTTTGCTTGTTTTATTATTAGGATTTGCGTTCAGAATATGGAAGTATTGATGCATGCATGGCCTTGGGTCAAAAGACTTAACAGAATCCAACCTAAGACTTTACAGCCCTTCATTTTAATCCATCACCCGATGGTTAACATCTTTCTTCATCACCCTAAGACTTAACAGAACCCAAAATTCCAATAATCTTCATAACATGAACAGTGTAGATACCGAAAGAGTAATACTCCTTCTTTTCTATTCTCTTAAACAAGCATTCAAAGAAATAGTTGAAAGAATGTGGAAGCTATTAGTAGAATGAAGAAGTTACAGTTTGTTAAAATCAAATGTCAATATGGATATACTAATCTTATCCCAGTCTATGAAGTTTTAGAGTTTATGAAATTAACGTTCGGCATTTTTTGTTATTTCTGTTTCATTTTACTTTTCTTTTTCCGTTTACCCAAATCATCAAGCTTTTTCATCCACGCTCCTCTAACGTAAATCGCCCCAACCCCTGGCTCCACAATTGCCCCTATGCCAGTAGCTTTTCGTTTCCTCTTCTTCCTCAACCTTCTACGAGACATACACTCCCTCTTCCACCTAACAATAGATAGTCAAAGCCGAACATAAAAATTAGCTTCCTCACTAGAGCATACCTAACTTCTAGAATGCTCGTCTTCACATGTTATCACAGCAGGGATTTTTCGTCTTTGACTAGTGTAATTCCAACATTCTTATCCTCGTGAAAGGTTTTCAATTTTCCCCACTCCCTTTTTCATATTTTGTTCTCTTTCTGCTCTTCACCTAGGGCTAGGCGGTGACACGCCTCCGAAGTAGTCAACTCTGGCTTAACATTTTTCGCATATTCCTTCTCCTTTTTTGTGGGACTTACTCTTGTGAAGAAATACTATCAGGCTTATCTCAGGTTTTCTTGTTAGCTCACGTTTGTATTTACCATGAATAGCCGTCCCAAGCAACAACGTCAGGGGGTTCAACGTATCTTACTGTTCCCCTAATGTGCATATAACCGTGTCCAACGAATCTCCCTGACATCTCAGCGTCTGTTGTTCCTCTGCCAGAGTTTCTTGTAACTCACTTCTTAATCATTACCCTTCTTAGCTTGTTATTAAAATATAGAAGAAGAACATCATTGTGCCTATGACTGATCCGATGAAGATGGATGATCCGGCTTTGCCTAAACTAGCGACCTTAAACCTGATTGGAGCCGTATACACACCGACGGCGAAAGAAAAGGCGGTCGTGATGCCCCACAGGATAGCCCAAACCGCTGGATTAATCACCAACCCAACATGTCTTACAAGATACCCGATTAGGGTTAGAGTAGTGGGTGGAACGAGGAGATAAATCAGCGGGACTATTTTGCTTGGGGCTCTTCTGAGCTGTGATGGAGCTCCCTGCTTAAAATCTTTAACTGCTTCA
It encodes the following:
- a CDS encoding CBS domain-containing protein — encoded protein: MPLVRDVMTKEVITFSPETTIREVCETFHKYNISGAPVVNEKREVIGLVSESDIIRLGERSPILTKLEHYLPLQISLGIKDYKLKQMLNAIKDIGGKSVAEVMTQKLVTVSMDTGIVEAASIMKKKNINRLPVVDKEKKLVGIVSRQDIIRGFYLQV
- a CDS encoding CBS domain-containing protein, with protein sequence MKARDIMSKEVITLNPDDTAALVAEKFLKNNINGAPVMDDEKVVGFVSEKNLVNLISEIFESSIGTLASALPPIISDRLLKIEVDELFRDFERAQKVKIKEIMTKKSITILPETLIEKVAEIMCEKDVNHLPVVDEDGKLVGIVAREDIIHAITKG
- a CDS encoding DUF2330 domain-containing protein: MKGVHLQKLRFICVVALFLLVSLRFPSVYADRGLIPIEPDVSVYEPGQKAILAWNGHEEIMILSTDVTSSQETLVLEILPLPSKPTVEAASFQSFNEVQNLIWNEGLNMFMYGNKGEVRSNSVEVVFHEEIGAHNITVVKASDTSELSSWMDSFLENSGVDDVVSLGSFESVVEDYMNRGFRYYALDLITVSSEERSVDPILYKFNSDFLYYPLVITSPVGGDTEITLFVLTEDKIVKNYSPFRKVGYRLPKGGWTPIETVLSKGDLSKIDLRIGEIFQYKAWLTVLKYDGKVNWLNRDLMISGVAQTPETTINIDVSFLPILVVLSILLGATSTLAGVVVTLLVIRSKPRKETNEPPRLEKESSLK